One window of the Candidatus Jettenia sp. genome contains the following:
- a CDS encoding RnfABCDGE type electron transport complex subunit D, with amino-acid sequence MVLSLVPAGIAGIFTFGYYCLYVILLSIVSAIFTEALILWMRKISVINTLKDGSAVVTSILLAYTLPPGVSWYIPVIGSFFAIAIVKHAFGGLGNNIWNPALAARAFLQTAYPAALNSDWRILQHGIGNLFHNITEIDPEGNMVDAVTRATPLAKEAGAEAYHFMQLLIGSVPGCIGETSTIALLLGGAYLIYKRYINWYVPAYYIATVFIMVLILPPQIKTPWANNPFYHILAGGLILGAFFMATDMVTSPLTKSGLIIFAVGTGVLTVLIRFYSGYPEGVCYSLLLMNTATPLIDRFTKPRLYGTRIKKA; translated from the coding sequence GTGGTACTCTCTTTAGTTCCTGCCGGAATCGCCGGTATTTTTACCTTCGGATATTACTGTCTGTACGTCATTTTATTAAGCATTGTAAGCGCTATTTTCACTGAAGCGCTTATTCTATGGATGCGAAAGATATCGGTCATAAATACCTTGAAGGACGGTAGTGCTGTTGTTACGAGTATCTTATTGGCATATACTTTACCTCCTGGCGTGTCATGGTATATACCTGTAATCGGCTCTTTCTTTGCAATTGCTATTGTAAAACATGCTTTTGGCGGACTTGGAAATAATATCTGGAACCCAGCGTTGGCAGCACGTGCATTCCTGCAAACTGCTTATCCTGCCGCTCTTAATTCAGATTGGCGTATCTTACAACACGGAATTGGCAATCTTTTTCATAACATAACGGAAATTGACCCTGAAGGAAATATGGTAGATGCTGTAACAAGAGCAACACCGCTAGCAAAAGAGGCAGGGGCAGAAGCATACCATTTTATGCAACTCCTCATAGGAAGCGTACCAGGCTGTATCGGTGAAACTTCCACAATTGCCTTATTGTTGGGTGGTGCCTATCTAATCTATAAACGTTACATAAACTGGTATGTACCAGCTTATTATATAGCTACGGTTTTTATTATGGTTTTAATTTTACCCCCGCAAATAAAAACACCATGGGCCAATAATCCCTTTTATCACATTCTTGCAGGAGGGTTGATTCTTGGGGCGTTCTTTATGGCAACAGATATGGTTACCTCTCCCTTAACAAAATCAGGGCTTATCATTTTTGCTGTTGGTACAGGTGTATTAACAGTACTGATTCGTTTTTATTCTGGCTATCCAGAAGGTGTGTGTTATTCTCTATTGCTTATGAACACAGCAACACCTCTTATTGATCGATTCACAAAACCCCGGCTATACGGTACCAGAATAAAGAAAGCTTAA
- a CDS encoding FMN-binding protein: MQKKTQYTVVLTIVSLLASLGVSSTFLLTKSTIKKKELATRMEALYTVLPGLESPIEITSPNTTDQDNVYKGINKKGQVIGYAAYGEAQGYSSKIKIMVGINPSFEKILGINILAQNETPGLGTKMTDIESTSTLWSIIFGKEPKPLDRDSNESWKLPFFKQPERVKKFGLSKKVKNKTQPWFQEQFKQKTYNQLVVSKVKDADKITAITGATISTKAAINAVRDAIDKIKNVAQPVDWEIK; the protein is encoded by the coding sequence ATGCAAAAGAAGACACAATACACGGTTGTTCTGACTATCGTTTCTCTTTTGGCTTCTCTTGGAGTCTCATCAACCTTTTTGCTTACCAAGAGTACCATCAAAAAAAAGGAACTGGCTACCCGGATGGAGGCATTGTATACCGTGTTACCTGGCCTGGAAAGTCCAATAGAAATTACTTCTCCAAATACAACTGATCAGGACAATGTTTATAAAGGTATCAACAAGAAAGGCCAAGTTATTGGCTATGCAGCGTATGGGGAAGCGCAAGGATATTCAAGTAAGATTAAAATCATGGTCGGAATCAATCCCAGCTTTGAAAAAATCCTTGGTATCAACATTCTTGCACAAAATGAAACTCCTGGTTTGGGAACAAAAATGACTGATATCGAGAGTACCTCTACACTTTGGAGTATAATTTTTGGCAAAGAACCGAAACCACTAGACCGAGATAGCAATGAATCATGGAAATTACCGTTCTTTAAACAACCGGAAAGAGTTAAGAAATTTGGATTATCAAAAAAGGTAAAAAATAAAACTCAACCATGGTTCCAGGAGCAATTCAAGCAAAAAACGTATAATCAGCTTGTTGTCTCAAAAGTAAAAGATGCTGATAAAATTACCGCTATCACAGGAGCTACCATATCTACAAAAGCAGCAATCAATGCTGTACGGGATGCCATAGATAAAATCAAGAACGTTGCTCAACCTGTGGATTGGGAAATCAAATGA
- the scpB gene encoding SMC-Scp complex subunit ScpB, with protein MEEIKPIVESLIFAAEEPITLRKLKDIIEDIDSTQIQEAITQLKNDYEIQGRSFQIEEIAGGYQLYTKPEYYEWITKLRKKSGETRLSQAALETLAIIAYKQPILRANLESIRGVQSGQIIRLLMEKDLVKVVGRDESLGHPLLYGTTKKFLEYFGLKDIKDLPKIEELEAP; from the coding sequence ATGGAAGAAATTAAACCCATTGTTGAATCATTGATATTTGCAGCCGAAGAACCTATTACGCTACGAAAACTGAAAGATATCATTGAAGATATTGATAGCACTCAAATTCAAGAGGCTATTACACAATTAAAGAACGACTATGAGATACAAGGAAGATCATTTCAAATTGAGGAAATTGCTGGCGGTTATCAGTTATATACAAAACCTGAATATTATGAATGGATAACCAAATTAAGAAAGAAATCGGGAGAAACAAGACTTTCACAGGCAGCTCTCGAAACACTCGCTATAATTGCCTATAAGCAACCTATCTTAAGGGCAAATTTAGAATCCATCCGTGGAGTCCAATCAGGCCAAATTATTCGATTGCTTATGGAAAAAGACCTTGTTAAGGTTGTAGGAAGGGATGAGTCATTAGGACATCCTTTACTCTATGGCACCACAAAAAAATTTCTTGAATATTTTGGGTTAAAAGATATTAAAGATTTACCTAAAATTGAAGAATTAGAAGCCCCTTAG
- the nfi gene encoding deoxyribonuclease V (cleaves DNA at apurinic or apyrimidinic sites): protein MKFNKLHAWNVDYKKAIQIQQTLRDLLIIKKSSGKIDTIAGADVSYDKQSDHFFAGVIVFTLNKYLEQIEEATAIDKARFPYIPGLLSFREAPILLKAFRKLKNEPDIILFDGQGIAHPRHLGLASHMGLFLDKPTIGCAKSRLVGEYSPVENAVGSYTKLLYKNEVVGAALRTKINTKPVFVSPGHKTNLAFAIRIVMASCHRYRIPEPIRQAHLLVNKLRKESRLLK, encoded by the coding sequence ATGAAATTCAACAAATTACACGCATGGAATGTAGATTATAAAAAAGCCATTCAAATTCAACAAACGCTAAGGGATTTATTAATTATAAAAAAATCATCTGGGAAAATAGATACGATAGCAGGCGCCGATGTTTCTTATGACAAACAGAGCGATCATTTCTTTGCTGGTGTGATTGTATTTACCTTAAACAAATATTTAGAGCAGATTGAAGAAGCAACAGCAATAGACAAGGCAAGATTTCCTTATATTCCCGGGCTGCTTTCCTTCCGTGAGGCGCCTATCCTGCTTAAGGCATTTCGTAAACTCAAAAATGAGCCCGATATTATTCTGTTTGATGGGCAAGGAATTGCTCATCCCCGGCATCTTGGCCTGGCATCTCACATGGGGTTGTTTCTCGATAAACCAACCATTGGGTGCGCAAAGAGTAGATTGGTAGGAGAATATAGTCCCGTTGAAAATGCGGTAGGCTCATACACAAAGCTTCTATACAAAAATGAGGTTGTAGGGGCTGCACTTCGAACCAAGATAAATACAAAACCTGTATTTGTATCTCCCGGACATAAAACAAATCTGGCATTTGCAATCCGTATTGTTATGGCAAGCTGCCACAGATACCGTATTCCAGAACCTATAAGACAAGCCCATTTATTAGTAAATAAATTAAGGAAAGAATCACGTTTACTGAAGTAA